The genomic DNA CACGTTAAACTCAAATGATGTTTTTACCTTACATGAAGGCACAAAAGTAAATGTTCTTGATAGTGTTGATAACTGGAAAAAGATTAAATTAGCTGATGGAAAAATTGGGTGGATAACCACCAATGATTTAAAAGAATTATAATACCGTTGATTACACCATTGAAACATATCATTTTTAAATACCTACTTCTAGTGTTTTTATCACTAAAGGTAGGTATTTTAATTTCTGATAATATTACCTGCTTTAATAACTGTACTCACGAAACCAGTGTCTGCTGTGAAACTGATTTAGACGATTTCGAAAATGAAAATGACAAAAAGGAGTTTGATGAAAACCAACAAATCTATCAAATGGTTACATTACCTCTTTTTTATAAATCTGATATCCCTTTGAAAAACCATTTTTCAATTGTAAAAAACTATCGAGATTTTCATTTTGAATTCACCCCTCCTCCTCCTCAGGTAGTGTAGATATTCCCCTAAATCAAAACCTATTATTATTATCATACATTTCTCTCATTTAACTATAAATGAGACCCAATTAAACACATCTATATGAAAAATTTATTTAGTAATCTTAAAGGAGATTTATTCGGTGGTATTACCGCCGGAATAGTAGCTTTGCCGCTAGCACTTGCTTTTGGTGTTTCTTCTGGACTAGGACCTAGTGCAGGACTATATGGAGCTATTTTTATTAGCTTTTTTGCTGCTTTGTTTGGAGGAACAAGCACTCAAATATCGGGCCCCACTGCTCCTATGACCGCAGTAAGTATGGTTGTTATCGCATCTATCATAGCTACTAATGATGGAGATGTATCTAAAGCATTACCTGCTATTTTAACTGTTTTTTTACTTGCTGGATTCTTCCAAATTGGACTTGGAGTTATTGGACTTGGTAAATACATTCGCTATATTCCATACCCTGTTGTTTCTGGATTTATGACTGCTATTGGTGTGATCATCTTAATCACTCAAGTATTACCTTCTTTAGGTTATTACCCAAAAGAGGATACGGATTTTGTTGCTAATTTTAAGCCACAGGCAGAAGAGGTAATTCTTGAGAATATTTTAAAAGAAGAAGCTGGAGAAGGTATTTTAGTTTTAGAAAACTTTAAAGAAACAATTAATAGAGCTGAAAAAATTACTGATGCCGATATTTTAAAAGAATCTAAAACATTGGCTGGAAAAGAAGCTTCTGGAGTTTTAGGAGCTATAAAAGTATTGCCTAGAGCTTTAAAAAACATCAATCTTTTAGAACTTCTTTTAGCCTTAGGTACTATCATCATCATTTATGGTTTTAAACGAATTACAACTGCTATCCCTAGTACTTTAGTGGCATTGGTAGTGATGACTGGAATAGCACTGGGCTTTGGCTTAAATTACCGACCTATTGAAGAAATTCCTGGAGGATTGCCAATACCTAATATGGGTATTTTTGCAAACTTCAGCATTAGCGGACTTACTCCCTATATTTTTACTGCTTTAACATTGGCTTTATTAGGAGCTATTGACTCTTTATTAACATCTGTTGTGGCAGATAATATGACAAAAACAAAACACAAACCTAATCAAGAGTTAATTGGTCAAGGAATTGGGAATAGTATTGCTGCTTTATTTGGAGGAATTCCTGGAGCGGGAGCTACAATTCGTACTGTTGTAAATATCAATTCTGGGGGAAAAACAAAACTTTCAGGTATGATTGCAGGTATCATGTTATTGGTTATTCTATTAGGCTTAGGACCTATCGCTTCTAAAATACCCGCTGCTGTTTTGGCTGGAATTTTAATTACTGTTGGTATTGGAGTAATGGATTATAAAGGGCTACGTGCAATACCTAGTTTGCCTCGCGATATAAAATTAGGTCCTATTAAGTTAAGCTCTGAAGTATTAATCATGCTTGTTGTTTTATTTCTTTCTACTTTTTGGAATTTAGTATATGCCGTTGGTATTGGATTGGTTATTGCTTCTTTAATGTTTATGAAAAAAATAGGAGATTTAACTGCTACAAACTCAAATGTAAAGCCTCTAAATGAAGAAGCATGGCCTGATGAAATCAATTTTCCTAAAAATCTTGTAGAGGAAGTTTTTATTAAACATATTAAGGGACCTCTATTTTTTGGATCAACTAGCGATTTCCAACAAATTATAAAACAAATTCCTAATACTGCTTCAACCATCATCATCCGTATGGATAGAATGCAGTACATAGATCAATCAGGGTTATATGCCTTAGAGGATACTCTTGTTGATTTAAAAAAGGAAAACAAAAATGTATTATTAGTAGATGTACAGCAACAACCTCGCTATATGATGGAACGTATTGATATTATTCCTGATTTAATAGAAGAAAAGTTTATTTTTAATACCTTTAATGAGTGCCTAACTTGGGTACAACAAAACGTAAAAGAAAATCTTTAAAATTATACAAAATGAGAAACACAGCTATTACAAAAGATATACAAACAGCATTAACTCCTAATGCTGTATTGCAAGACTTATTAGCAGGAAATACTCGTTATACGAGTAATAACCTAACGGCTTCTAATGTGAATGATTTAGTAACGCAAACTACGGGAGGACAATTTCCTAAAGCAGTAATATTATCATGTATTGACTCACGTGTGCCTGTAGAAATGGTGTTTGACCAAACTATTGGCGATGTTTTTGTAGCACGTGTGGCAGGAAATTTTGAAAATGTAGATATTTTAGGTAGTATGGAATATTCTTGCGCTGTTGCTGGAAGTAAATTAGTACTTGTTTTAGGACATGAAAGCTGCGGTGCTGTTAAAGCTGCTTGCGATGGCGTAGAACTAGGCAATATTACTTCTATGTTAAATAATATTACTCCTGCTGTAAAATTAGCTTCAGAGCAGGTAGCTGGAGAAAACAATTCTTCTAACAGCGATTTTGTTGCTAAAACTGTTGAAAACAATGTAAAATTAACCATAGATCGGATTCGCGAAAAAAGTAAAATCTTACAAGAAATGGAAGACAATGGTGAAATTGCTATTGTTGGCGGAGTTTACTCTTTAAAAACAGGACAGGTAACTATGTTATAGATACTTAATATTTGTAAAAGATAAAAACCGAGTTTGTATAACTTCGGTTTTTATCTTTTATATCCATTATAATTCAAAAAAGAATGCACTAATTAGTAAACGACCTTACATCAATTACTGTTTTATAAGACTCTGTTAAACCTGAAAATTCTCCTTCTAAAAAAACCTCCCAATAAATAGATACATCTCCTTTTGAAAAAGGCGTTAAGTTTTTAGCATTGGGATACTCAAAATAAACTTCCTCTTCATTATTTTTTGATAACTTGGTAATCGGAGACTTATATAGTTCCTCTGTATAATGACTTCTAGAAGAGCCTCTGGTATCTATAACACTCTCTGTAATTTTATAATATATTTTTGGGTTTTTCAGCTTAAAGTCTTTTTTATAAACTTTACAAATAAAGCCTTTTTCAGCCTCCACTAGCTTAACACTAACCTTTCCTATTAACTTACCTTTATAAAAAGTTATAATAGCTACTATAAAAATTAAAAAAATAACGCATATGAATATATGAAAAAACTGAAGCTCAAAATTAAATATCTTAAAGAGAATTAAATAAATAAAACCTACTAAAAAAAAAGAAGAAATTCCCGTTACACTATTTCCTTCTAAGGTTAAAAAACTTGTTTGGCTAACAACTTTATATCTTTTATTTATATTCTCTTTTAAAAAATACGCTGATTTTTTCACAGAATGCATTGAGTTCATAGTAGATTTCAACCTAGAAAAAAAACTTCTCTCTAACTTTTCTACCTCATTACTAGCAATTCTCAAATCAGCCTCAAAACTATATAGCACCTCAAAGTTTTTTCCCTTATAAGATTCAATACTATTCTTCGGAACTTCAAACCAAAAAGGAATTGTATGCAACGTATTTTTTAAGGCTACCACATTTTCATCAATATTAAAAAAAAACATTTCTTCTTTAAATCCCCCCATTCTACCTCTCAGTTCCATATATACAGTTCCTACAACTTGGGCTATTTTTATAGTCGTAGTGGTGGCTATAGTTATATGCCCTTTTATACAATTATTTTTACGTTCTTCTAAATGTATATTTAATACTAATGTTGACTTTTCCATTGAAATTTTTCATATAAATGATTTATAATACCTCTATAATCATCTCCAAATTTTTTTATTAAGAGGCTTATTTCTCTTTGGGTAAATACTCTTTCATAGCTCCCTTTTTCTCTTTCTGCTACTTTTAGTCTATTTTTTACTATATTTTCAAGAATTTCTATTGAAATTCCCTTAAAATAAATTGTGTGTAATTTTTTCTTAGCAAGCATACATTCTATTTTTTTACTAAAATGAGTTGTATAAATAACTACTTTCTTTTCCTTAAATAATTTATGCCT from Tenacibaculum maritimum NCIMB 2154 includes the following:
- a CDS encoding carbonic anhydrase family protein yields the protein MRNTAITKDIQTALTPNAVLQDLLAGNTRYTSNNLTASNVNDLVTQTTGGQFPKAVILSCIDSRVPVEMVFDQTIGDVFVARVAGNFENVDILGSMEYSCAVAGSKLVLVLGHESCGAVKAACDGVELGNITSMLNNITPAVKLASEQVAGENNSSNSDFVAKTVENNVKLTIDRIREKSKILQEMEDNGEIAIVGGVYSLKTGQVTML
- a CDS encoding SulP family inorganic anion transporter; protein product: MKNLFSNLKGDLFGGITAGIVALPLALAFGVSSGLGPSAGLYGAIFISFFAALFGGTSTQISGPTAPMTAVSMVVIASIIATNDGDVSKALPAILTVFLLAGFFQIGLGVIGLGKYIRYIPYPVVSGFMTAIGVIILITQVLPSLGYYPKEDTDFVANFKPQAEEVILENILKEEAGEGILVLENFKETINRAEKITDADILKESKTLAGKEASGVLGAIKVLPRALKNINLLELLLALGTIIIIYGFKRITTAIPSTLVALVVMTGIALGFGLNYRPIEEIPGGLPIPNMGIFANFSISGLTPYIFTALTLALLGAIDSLLTSVVADNMTKTKHKPNQELIGQGIGNSIAALFGGIPGAGATIRTVVNINSGGKTKLSGMIAGIMLLVILLGLGPIASKIPAAVLAGILITVGIGVMDYKGLRAIPSLPRDIKLGPIKLSSEVLIMLVVLFLSTFWNLVYAVGIGLVIASLMFMKKIGDLTATNSNVKPLNEEAWPDEINFPKNLVEEVFIKHIKGPLFFGSTSDFQQIIKQIPNTASTIIIRMDRMQYIDQSGLYALEDTLVDLKKENKNVLLVDVQQQPRYMMERIDIIPDLIEEKFIFNTFNECLTWVQQNVKENL